From Levilactobacillus zymae, a single genomic window includes:
- a CDS encoding ISL3 family transposase: MNPIDNNIKFSLSIKDPNVIFFSYKHQFIKSKPAKVYVANVKATYTRCPQCGFENFSHNGHYVSRVSYPSANASEPVYLELHKERLICKNCGNSVMATTDLVNKYCNISKATRQKIFMHLQDDRTQTSIALDNSVSPSTVCRYLDNYDDLFRRNYHSLPEHLSMDEFRGVGGDFHFLCINGDGDHEIQQILPDRFKQTIIDYFNKFDSTARKQVKTVSLDLNSYYQDIARLVFPNAKIIVDRFHIVAMMTRSFNQSRVQIMKEYKKQSKEYRMLKFSWKLYLKHFDELEIKKTFFDRHLRKQVTQLERVQLGLDVDERLLNTYNAMQGIMICLKNHDKDGLVQYLYNNDKLSSQMKDVLTTFKKNLEIVLNASESKYSNGPIEGINRMIKQIQRTAFGFRNYHHLVSRVKLQQMRTKPNKKTLLEVA, from the coding sequence ATGAACCCTATAGATAATAATATAAAATTTTCACTCAGTATTAAAGACCCAAATGTTATTTTTTTCAGTTATAAGCATCAATTCATAAAATCAAAACCTGCTAAAGTCTATGTTGCCAATGTAAAAGCCACTTATACAAGGTGTCCTCAATGTGGTTTTGAAAACTTTAGTCATAACGGACACTATGTGTCACGCGTTTCATATCCGTCGGCCAACGCTAGTGAGCCCGTCTATCTTGAACTTCATAAAGAACGATTAATCTGTAAAAATTGTGGAAACTCGGTAATGGCAACAACAGACCTCGTCAATAAGTATTGTAATATTTCCAAAGCTACCAGACAAAAAATATTCATGCATCTTCAGGATGATCGTACTCAGACTAGTATTGCTTTAGATAATAGTGTTTCTCCCAGTACCGTTTGTCGCTATTTAGACAACTATGATGATCTATTTCGGAGAAATTATCATTCTTTACCTGAGCACTTATCTATGGATGAATTTCGTGGTGTTGGCGGCGATTTCCACTTTCTTTGTATTAACGGTGATGGTGATCATGAAATTCAACAGATCCTACCGGATCGCTTTAAACAAACTATTATTGATTACTTTAATAAGTTTGACAGCACCGCTAGAAAGCAAGTAAAGACAGTTTCTCTGGACCTTAATAGTTACTATCAAGATATCGCCAGATTGGTATTTCCAAATGCCAAAATAATTGTCGATCGTTTTCATATTGTTGCGATGATGACTAGATCTTTTAACCAAAGTCGCGTTCAAATTATGAAAGAATACAAGAAACAATCCAAGGAATATCGGATGCTTAAATTCTCCTGGAAACTTTATTTAAAACACTTCGATGAGCTTGAGATTAAAAAAACATTTTTCGATCGACACCTTAGGAAACAAGTAACTCAACTCGAAAGAGTTCAGTTAGGTCTAGATGTTGATGAAAGACTGTTAAATACTTATAACGCCATGCAAGGCATTATGATATGTCTTAAAAATCACGACAAAGATGGTCTTGTTCAATATTTATATAACAACGATAAGCTTAGCTCGCAAATGAAAGATGTTTTAACCACATTTAAAAAGAATCTTGAAATAGTCCTCAATGCCAGTGAATCAAAGTATTCTAATGGTCCAATTGAAGGGATCAATAGAATGATTAAGCAAATTCAAAGAACTGCCTTCGGTTTCCGAAATTATCACCACTTAGTTTCAAGAGTTAAATTACAACAAATGAGAACCAAACCAAACAAAAAGACACTGTTAGAAGTTGCATAA
- the dapA gene encoding 4-hydroxy-tetrahydrodipicolinate synthase, translating to MDMVKTADLITAIITPFNADATAINYEALEHLTNRLLATGTNGFVIGGTTGETPTLSEAEKLELYTRFAKIVAGRVPIIAGCGSNNTQATIEFTRKVAQIPGIDYALEVVPYYNKPNQRGMIAHFKAIAATTGLPIIIYNIPGRTGVTMAKETVVELAQVPNIAGVKQCGSLSDLEYIVEHAPQDFLVYTGEDAQALFAKVIGATGVVSVASHLYGDQMAAMYRSLEDGHYQHAGALQRQLTPKMAALFMYPSPSPVKAVLNDRGYQVGGCRLPIQTLTADEKAQLYRALGDEEEVQE from the coding sequence GTGGACATGGTGAAAACAGCAGACTTAATCACGGCAATTATTACACCGTTTAACGCTGACGCAACGGCCATTAATTATGAGGCCTTAGAGCACCTGACCAACCGGTTGTTGGCCACGGGGACCAACGGGTTCGTCATTGGAGGAACCACGGGGGAGACCCCAACGCTGAGTGAGGCCGAGAAGTTGGAACTTTACACCCGGTTCGCGAAGATCGTGGCCGGTCGAGTTCCCATTATTGCCGGATGTGGTAGTAACAACACCCAGGCGACCATTGAATTCACGCGCAAGGTGGCCCAGATCCCGGGAATTGACTACGCCTTAGAGGTAGTCCCGTACTATAACAAACCCAATCAACGGGGGATGATTGCCCACTTTAAGGCCATTGCGGCGACGACGGGACTCCCGATTATTATCTATAACATTCCAGGTCGCACCGGCGTAACCATGGCCAAAGAAACCGTCGTGGAATTGGCTCAGGTGCCTAACATCGCGGGGGTCAAGCAGTGTGGTTCGTTGAGCGATTTGGAATACATCGTGGAACACGCTCCCCAGGACTTCTTGGTTTATACCGGTGAGGACGCCCAAGCTTTGTTTGCCAAGGTGATTGGGGCCACCGGCGTGGTTTCCGTTGCCTCGCACCTGTACGGCGACCAGATGGCAGCGATGTATCGCAGCTTAGAAGACGGCCACTACCAACACGCCGGGGCTTTACAACGGCAACTCACGCCGAAGATGGCGGCGTTATTCATGTACCCGTCACCATCGCCGGTTAAGGCCGTATTGAATGACCGGGGCTACCAGGTGGGCGGTTGTCGCCTACCGATTCAAACCCTAACGGCTGACGAAAAGGCCCAGCTGTACCGGGCGTTAGGTGACGAAGAGGAGGTTCAGGAATGA
- the dapB gene encoding 4-hydroxy-tetrahydrodipicolinate reductase, with protein sequence MISAIVSGFTGAMGQKVLAMIQADAQLQLVGVYNPTVTDLTPATYGLAPTVQVFNQLDQITIGADVWIDFSTPSGAFTNTQFAIEHRIRPVIGTSGMSEQQIAELKQLANQHHVGGIIAANFGVSAVLMMKFAQLAAKYFDHAEVVEYHHDDKLDAPSGTALNTAKLIYDAQGHDEPGNPQEQDPLGARGGDYHGIKIHAIRLPGFVADEEAIFGGPGETLTIKQSTTDRASFMTGVRLALDAVMTRDELIVGLEQLI encoded by the coding sequence ATGATTTCAGCGATTGTCTCCGGGTTTACCGGTGCCATGGGACAAAAGGTCCTAGCCATGATTCAAGCGGACGCGCAACTCCAGTTGGTCGGGGTCTATAACCCGACCGTTACGGATTTAACGCCCGCCACGTATGGTCTGGCACCAACCGTCCAGGTGTTTAACCAACTCGATCAAATCACGATTGGGGCCGATGTCTGGATCGACTTCAGCACGCCGAGTGGCGCGTTTACCAACACCCAATTCGCTATCGAACACAGGATTCGTCCCGTCATTGGCACCAGTGGGATGAGTGAGCAGCAGATTGCCGAGCTGAAGCAGCTGGCCAACCAACATCACGTGGGGGGGATCATCGCCGCTAATTTCGGCGTTTCGGCCGTACTAATGATGAAGTTTGCTCAGCTTGCGGCGAAATACTTTGACCACGCCGAGGTGGTCGAATACCACCACGATGATAAGTTAGACGCGCCGTCCGGCACCGCGCTGAACACGGCGAAGTTGATCTACGATGCCCAGGGCCACGATGAACCGGGGAATCCCCAGGAACAAGATCCGCTGGGGGCCCGCGGTGGCGATTATCACGGTATCAAGATCCACGCGATTCGGTTGCCCGGATTCGTTGCCGACGAAGAGGCCATCTTTGGTGGCCCCGGCGAAACGTTAACCATCAAGCAAAGTACCACCGATCGGGCGTCGTTCATGACC